In the genome of Shewanella glacialimarina, one region contains:
- a CDS encoding Kelch repeat-containing protein, whose translation MKLVDHILLLPLIISLFANANVLQPVGDLSEQDYLSLTKKPQISWQQIGQLPAPQGYTESIGISGAYSAFIGDYLIVAGGANFPNGHPFFDQGAKVFYSDIFVFDVNDGKLNEIAHGHLPMKSGHGATVVVGNSLYLIGGKNNQQAFNSIIKLTLDQTQKPIVEVIGRLPFTWSSGGAAWQSDALYLFAGKQNDQVSNQVCKYSFITANCIDASTMPPIPGLMRSDFPAIHHHNHFYVFGGLNLSAGKDHYVLTDAYVFDFKKLRWKILAPITLDKKPFSVVGGGVASLENGQLVLLGGVNREIFNNAILQLTTLKGNDLRAFNQDYFSLSEADINFSRHQVTYNIANDSWDVLSDDVPFWGGAGPLTISQNGHRLYWISGEIKPVIRSPNVYLGLLSQTTQ comes from the coding sequence TTGAAGCTTGTTGATCATATTTTATTATTACCGCTAATAATAAGCTTATTTGCTAACGCTAACGTGCTACAACCTGTCGGAGACCTATCTGAACAAGATTACCTTTCGTTAACCAAAAAACCACAAATTTCATGGCAACAAATCGGCCAGTTACCTGCGCCGCAAGGGTATACAGAGTCTATCGGTATTTCAGGGGCTTATAGTGCTTTTATAGGTGACTATCTTATTGTGGCTGGGGGAGCGAACTTCCCCAATGGTCATCCATTTTTTGATCAAGGAGCAAAGGTTTTTTACTCAGATATTTTCGTTTTTGATGTCAATGATGGGAAACTTAATGAGATCGCCCATGGTCACTTACCTATGAAATCCGGTCATGGTGCCACTGTGGTGGTGGGTAATAGCCTTTATTTAATCGGCGGTAAAAATAATCAACAAGCGTTTAATTCAATCATTAAGCTGACGTTAGACCAGACTCAGAAACCTATTGTTGAAGTTATAGGCCGCTTACCTTTCACTTGGTCATCAGGTGGTGCAGCATGGCAAAGTGATGCCTTATATCTCTTCGCGGGTAAGCAAAATGACCAAGTGAGTAATCAAGTCTGTAAGTATTCTTTTATCACTGCAAACTGCATTGATGCTAGCACTATGCCGCCTATTCCTGGGTTAATGCGATCTGACTTTCCTGCGATACACCATCATAATCATTTTTATGTTTTTGGCGGTTTGAATTTATCGGCAGGAAAAGATCATTATGTATTAACCGATGCTTATGTTTTTGATTTTAAAAAATTGAGATGGAAAATATTAGCCCCCATCACCCTTGATAAAAAACCATTTTCTGTCGTTGGTGGTGGTGTTGCATCGCTTGAAAATGGTCAGTTAGTATTACTTGGTGGTGTTAATCGAGAGATTTTTAATAATGCGATTTTGCAATTAACCACACTTAAAGGGAATGATTTAAGGGCGTTTAACCAAGACTATTTTAGCTTAAGTGAAGCTGATATTAACTTTAGTCGCCACCAAGTAACCTATAATATTGCTAATGACTCATGGGATGTATTATCTGATGATGTGCCATTTTGGGGCGGGGCAGGGCCGTTAACCATTAGCCAAAATGGTCATCGTCTATATTGGATTTCAGGAGAAATAAAACCAGTTATTCGCAGTCCTAATGTTTATTTAGGCCTGTTGAGTCAAACTACTCAATAG